The window TGGATCAGGTGGGGCGGCTTGAGACTTCGGTCTTTACGAAATCCGGAATCATGGTTGGGCTAGGCGAAACGAAGGGCGAGGTGTTGCAGGTCATGGACGATTTGCGCTCGGCCGACGTTGATTTTCTGACCATTGGCCAATATTTACAGCCGACTCCGCGCCATGTGCCCGTGGCCGAATATGTGACGCCTGAGACGTTTAAGAAATATCGCCGCATAGCCTTTGCAAAAGGCTTTCTTATGGTTTCCGCCTCACCCTTGACGCGTTCGTCCTATCATGCGGACAGGGATTTCGAATCCCTTCAGAAGGCGCGCGCCGAACGTCTTACAGGCGGTTAGACGGATCGCATGCCGACACATGCGGAAAAACGCCACCTTCCTTATACGCCGGAGCAGCTTTTCGATCTGGTTGCGGACATTGAACGCTACCCGGAATTTCTTCCCTGGTGCCAGAGCGCCAGAATACGAAAGCAGGAAGGAAACACGGTCCATGCGGATGTCGTGATCGGTTTTAAAATGTTCCGCGAACATTTTTCTTCCATTGACGTTTTCGATCGACCGCACCGAATTGACATTCGCTATACGAAGGGCCCCCTTCATTATCTCAACAATCACTGGATTTTCGAGGCGGCACCGGATGGCGGTTGCGTCATCGATTTCTATATCGACTTTGAGTTTCGCTCACGCGTCTTTCAAAAGGTGATGGGGGTTCTTTTCGACGAGGCACTGGGGCGGCTTCTCGAAGCCTTTGAAACCCGTGCCCATGCGATCTATGGCGTACCGGAAGCAAAGGCACCCTAGGCAAGCCGCCGTTTCACCTGCTTTATCAAAAGATCGATTGCCGCATGCACGCATTGCACGCGAATGGCCGCGCGGTCACCTTGAAAAATATGGCGTGCGTGAAGGGTTTCCAGACCATGGGCCGCGACGGCGACATGCACCAGGCCGACCGGCTTTTCCGGCGTGCCGCCCTCTGGGCCGGCTACCCCGGTGATGGCGACGGCAAGGTCCACCCCGGTTCCGGCGAGGGCGCCTTCCGCCATCGCGCGCGCCGTTTCTTCGCTGACGGCGCCGGCGCTCTCAAACAGAGCTTCCGGCACGCCGAGAAGGGCCACCTTCGACGCGTTTGAATAGGTAACAAAACCGTGGTCCAACAGGTTTGACGCGCCGGGGATTGCCGTCAGGCAGGCGCTAAGAAGCCCGCCGGTGCACGATTCAGCCGTAACCAGACGCAACCCGGCCTTGTCACAAAGGCGAAGGATCCGGGTCGCTTTTTCCAGAAGTTCCCTGGAAAACATCTCTCACGCCTCAATAAAATACATTGCGATGAAAAGACCCGCCGCCGCATAAAGCGCCGCCAGCAAATCATCCGCCATAACACCAAACGCACCGGGAAACCGTTTTTCAAAACGACGGATCGGCCAGGGTTTTAGAATGTCCGCCACCCGGAAAAGCAAGAAGGCGAGGCCATAAAAAAAGCCATCTCGCGGCACCAGGGCAAGAACCAGCCACTGGGCGACAACTTCGTCGATAACAATATCCGGCGGGTCGTGGCTTTCCGATGCCTGCCCATAGACGTGGGATGCCCAAAGGCCAATCGGAAAAAAAAGCGCCGCAAGCAGGACAAGGGCAGCCGGCCCGTCCGGCCCAAAAGCGCCGACAACAACCCAGGCGACGGGAAGAGCAGCAAAGGATCCCCAGGTTCCGGGTGCCAGAGGAATGCGCCCAATGCCAAAAACGGTTCCGATCCAGAACGCCGGATGGAGAAAGGGAAGCGGGGATTTTTTTTGCATTTTTGCCACGAAAATCTATTCCGCCAGGGCGATGGTTGCGATGGCCTGGGCGGCGATCGCTTCTTTCCTGCCTAGAAAGCCCACACCTTCCGTCGTCGTTGCCTTGACGCTGATGGCACTTTCCAAAAGCCCGGTGATGGCTGCGAGCCGCGCGATCATGCCCAAACGATGGGGGGCGAGTTTCGGCGCTTCACAGATCAGGGTCACGTCCAGATTGTGGACATGGCCGCCACGCTCGGCCAAGCGCGTCAGAGCGTGGCGTAGAAAAAGGGCTGAATCAACGCCCTGCCATTTTGGGTCCGTTGGTGGAAAATGGATGCCAATATCGCCATCGCCCATCGCACCAAGGATTGCGTCCGTCAGCGCATGCAAACCGACATCGCCATCGGAATGGGCCTCAATGCCATGGCTGTGAGGGACGGCAAGGCCACAGATCATCACGTGGTCGCCGGGGCCAAAACGGTGCACGTCAAATCCCTGGCCAACGCGAACCAGGCCAGCATTGCCTGCTATTCTACGTTCGGCGCGCGCGAAATCCTCCGGCGTCGTAACCTTGAAATTATCTTCGGAACCGGCAACCAGCCGTACCGGAATGCCAACCGCTTCGGCCACGGCGGCGTCGTCGGTCAAATTGGTGCCTTTCATTTGATGATGCCCCTCAAGAATAGCCGGAAAATGAAACCCCTGAGGGGTCTGCGCATGCCAAAGCCCCTGACGGTTAATTGTGTCGGTGACGTGGCCAGCCTCCTCTTTCTTCAGGGTATCGGTAACGGGGAGGGCGGCAATCACCGCTACGTCCGTTGCCAACGCGGCGACAACCCGTTCGATGGTTGCAAAATTGACAAAGGGACGGGCGGCGTCGTGAATCAAAATGTGCTGCGGCGCAGCACTGCCAAGGCTTTCAAGACCCAGCCGAACGGATTCCTGTCGTGTCGCGCCGCCGAAAACCGGGTCGGGAAGGGACATACCACGCACGGCATCGGCATAAAGCGCCGCGTCATCGGCGTGGATGACAACTTGGATATGGTTGATCCTGGGGTGTGTGTGAAAGGCCTCAAGGGTCCAACGCAGCACTTCCTTGCCGCCAAGGGGCAGATATTGTTTTGGCAACTCGCCACCAAGGCGCTGGCCGCGGCCAGCGGCGACGATCAAGACGGCGCACCCGGTCATGGGTTGTTCTCCTTCGGGGACGAATGGCGCCAAACTAGCCGTGCTTCATGCCCTTGCCAAGGCAACAGGCCGGATTGAGGCAAGGCTCCGGGGAAGAAAGCATCTTGCATAAGAATTATGCAGCTTATAACCTGCCTAAAATATACTCAAAAGCGACCGAAATGGCTACAAATTCCATTTAGTTTCAAGTGATTGTCCGACATGGCAAAAGCGATGACTCGATTGAAACGGAAGCAAGCGGTTGAAAGCCTGGAAATCGGGAAAGTTCTCGCCAGCATTCCGAATCCGGTTCTTGTAGTCGGGCTGGAAAACGAAATCCGCTTTGCCAATCTGGCTGCCGAAGAGTTCTTCAGCGCAAGCATCACCAACCTCTGTGAGCGGCCTTTGAGCGCGGTGCTGTCTTTGGACAGTCCAATTTTTGCGCTGATGCAACAGGTGCGTGATGGTGGCAGCAGTATTTTTGAATATGGGTTGAACCTAAGCGGCCCGCGTTTTACGCCACGGCTTGTGGCGGTGCAAATTACGACCATTGTGGGTCAGGAAAACCATCTTCTTCTTTCCATCCACGAACGCTCAATCGCTCAGAAAATCGGCCAGTTCGTTCATAAAGGCGCTGCCCGTTCCGTCACGGCAATGGCCTCAATGCTGGCCCATGAGGTAAAAAACCCGCTTTCCGGGATTCGCGGTGCGGCGCAATTGCTTGAACAGAACGCCACAGCGGATGACAAGGCGCTTACGCGCCTGATTTGTGACGAAACGGACCGGATATGCAAGCTCGTGGATCGGATGGAAATTTTTTCAGACGGCCTGCCGCTTGAACGTGAAGCGGTGAACATTCATCAGGTACTTGAACGTGTTCAACAGATCGCCCAGAGCGGATTCGCCCGGCACGTTCGCTTCGTCGAACGCTACGACCCATCTCTGCCGTCGGTCTCCGGCAACCGCGATCAGTTAACCCAGGTCTTTTTGAATCTTGTAAAGAACGCGGCCGAAGCCGTGCCTGGAAAAAGTGGCGAAATTGTGCTCGCCACGTCCTATCAACATGGCATGCGTCTGGGCAGTCCTGATGGCAGAAGTCGCGTTTTGCTACCGCTTGTCGTCAGCGTGCACGACAACGGCCCGGGCATTCCAGAGGAAATACGTCCGCATCTTTTCGATCCATTTATCACGGCGAAGGTGAACGGAACGGGGCTTGGTCTGGCCCTTGTGGCAAAAATTATCAACGACCATGGCGGCATCGTCGAATTCGACAGCGAGCCTTACCATACGGTTTTTCGCGTCATGTTGCCCATTGCCCATGAGCAGAAAGAGACGGGGGAGGAAAACGAATGACGAATGCCACAATTCTGCTTGCAGAGGATGACCGCGCCATTCGTCTTGTTGTTGAACAGGCATTGAGTCGGCAAGGCTATGAGGTGCGTTCAACGGGAAATGCCGCAACGCTTTGGAAATGGGTCAGCAATGGCGACGGGCAGCTCGTCATCACCGATGTTATTCTGCCGGACGAAAACGGCCTCGACCTTATTCCGCGTATCAAAAAACTTCGGCCCGACCTTCGCGTTATCGTCATGAGCGCTCAAAACACGCTGTTAACCGCCGTGCGCGCAACGGAGCAGGGTGCTTTTGAATATTTGCCAAAGCCATTTGACCTAACAGAGCTTGTAAACATCGTGAAACGGGCGCTGACGGTTCGTGACCCAAAGCTTTCCGCCGCCTCCGAGGCTGGCGAAACCGATGAGCAACTTCCGCTTATCGGGCGTTCCCCCGCCATGCAGGAAATATATCGAATTATGGCGCGTCTCATGGGGACGGACCTTACCGTCATGATTTTCGGCGAGTCGGGAACGGGAAAAGAACTCGTTGCCCGGGCACTCCACGATTTTGGCAAACGTCGAAATGCTTCTTTTGTTGCCATCAACATGGCGGCCATTCCGAAAGAATTGATCGAAAGCGAACTCTTTGGCCATGAGAAGGGGGCGTTCACGGGTGCGACGGCGCGGCACACCGGGCGTTTTGAGCAGGCGGAAGGAGGCACGCTTTTTCTGGACGAAATCGGCGACATGCCCCTTGAAGCGCAAACGCGGCTTTTGCGAGTCCTTCAGGAAGGCGAATTTACGACGGTTGGCGGGCGAACGCCGATCCGGGTGAATGTGCGCATTATCGCGGCAACGCATCGCAATTTGCAGCAGCTCGTTAATCAGGGACTCTTTCGCGAGGACCTTTTTTACCGGCTCAACGTCGTACCGATACGGCTGCCGCCGCTTCGCGAGCGGGTTGAGGACATTCCGTCCCTGGCGCGTCACTTTCTGGCCCAGGCTGTGGCGGAAGGGCTACCATTGAAAACCTTGGGACCGGCTGCCATGGCGCGACTGAAAGAATACAGCTGGCCTGGAAATGTTCGTGAGATAGAGAATTTTATCCGCCGCCTTGCCGCGCTTTATTCCGAGGACGTCCTTGACCTTGATGTCATCGAAGCCGAGTTTTCCGGATTGCAGCCTCAGGCAGCGGCCCTTCCTGCCAAAGACGAAGGGTTGGAAGCAGCCGTCGAACGGCATTTAAGGAACTGCTTTGGCGCGCAGCCGGACGAATTGCCTCATGGCCTTTACGGGAAGATTATCCACGAAGTGGAAAAGCCACTTTTGGCCTATACCCTTGCCGCAACGCGGGGAAATCAGGTGCGTGCGGCAGAAATTCTTGGGTTGAACCGCAATACGCTTCGCAAGAAAATTCGTGAGTTGGACATCCCCGTGGTTCGCGGCCTAAAATAGTGCCATCAGGGGGGCCGGTTTCTCGGTTTCTTTCCAGTGCGCGGGACGCACGCTCCAGAAAATTTTAGGACACCCTTCGTAACATGAAAGTTGTCATTTGTGGCGCCGGCCAGGTGGGGTTTAACATCGCTCGCCAATTGTCGGAAGAAGGCAACGATGTAACGGTCGTTGATCAGGAAGCCGAGCGGATCAACCGGGTCGCTTCGTCTCTCGACGTTCAGGCGATCATGGGCTTCGCGTCGCATCCGGATGTTCTGGAACAGGCCTGCACGCAGGATGCCGATATGTTGATCGCCGTCACGCGTGAAGACGAAATCAACATGATCGCCTGCCAGATTGCCCATTCGTTGTTCAATGTGCCCGTAAAGATCGCACGCATTCGCGAGCCAGCCTACATGAAGCCGATGTGGGCTGATTTGTTCAGCCGCGATCACTTGCCGATTGATGTCATCATTTCGCCGGAGGTTGAAGTTGCACGCGCCATTGCGCGCCGTCTGGAGGTGCCGGGCGCGTTTGACGTGATTCCGCTGGCAGAAGGAAAAGTGAAGTTGATCGGGCTTAAGTGCAAAGAAGACTGCCCGGTTGTGAACACGCCTTTGCTGCAGCTTACGGAACTTTTTCCAGACCTGCACATTACCGTTGTCAGCATTGTACGGGACAATAAATTGATTGTCCCTTCCAACACGGATCAGATGTTGGCCGGGGATGCGGTCTATTTTATCGCCGAAGCCACCCATGTGAAACGCGCCATGGAGGCGTTCGGCCAGGAAGGCCAAGAGGCGCGGCGTGTGTGCATCATCGGTGGCGGCAATGTCGGCCTGTTTCTTGCGCAAGAGTTGGAGAACAACCATCCCGGCGTGCACCCGAAATTAATCGAATTCGATCTGCACCGTGCAGAACAGATTGCTGAGAAGCTGGACCGGACGGTTGTTCTTCACGGCGATGCCCTTGACCTTCAGCTGCTCGAGGAAATGAACATTCGTTCCGCCGAAGCCATCGTCGCCGTCACAAACAACGATGAAACCAACATCCTTGGCTCGTTACTGGCAAAGCGGCAGGGGTGCCCCAGGGCGATTGCGCTTATCAACAATGACACCTATGGCCAGCTTGTCGGCTGGCTTGGAATTGATGCCGTCGTAAGTCCGCGCGTGATTACCATCTCGTCCATTCTTCAGCACGTTCGGCGCGGGCGAATCCGGGCCGTCCACACCCTTCATGAAGGGATGGGAGAGATCATCGAGGCAGAAGCGCTTAAGACCTCAAGCCTGGTTGGCAAGCCGCTCCGCGAGATTGATCTGCCGGATGAAATCCTTATCGGGGCAATTGTGCGCGACGAGCAAGTGCTCATTCCACGCGGGGGCACAACGATCAAGACGGGTGACCGCGTCATCCTTTTTGCCGCCGCCGGTGCCGTAAAGAAAGTCGAAAAACTGTTCACCGTGGGTCTGGAATTTTTCTAGACCGCCATCTTGCGGATAAAACGGCGGAAAAACCAATGTCCCATATTGCCTACGTCAATGGCCAATATGTTCCCCATCGCCTGGCTCGCGTCCATATTGAAGACCGTGGCTACCAATTTGCCGACGGCGTCTATGAGGTCATGGCCGTGATCGACGGACAGCCGATGGATGAGGAACTGCATCTTGATCGGCTGGAAGTTTCCCTGGATGCGCTTTCCATGGAAAATGCCATGACGCGGCGCGTCCTTAAGATCATCCTTCGCGAGATTATCCGACGCAACCGGATACGAGACGGCATTCTATATCTTCAAATGACGCGTGGGGTTGCCCGTCGGGACCATGCGTTTCCGGCGCGACGGCGAACCGCGCTGGTCGTAACGGCGCGGCCCGCAACCC of the Rhodospirillaceae bacterium genome contains:
- a CDS encoding ubiquinone-binding protein, producing the protein MPTHAEKRHLPYTPEQLFDLVADIERYPEFLPWCQSARIRKQEGNTVHADVVIGFKMFREHFSSIDVFDRPHRIDIRYTKGPLHYLNNHWIFEAAPDGGCVIDFYIDFEFRSRVFQKVMGVLFDEALGRLLEAFETRAHAIYGVPEAKAP
- a CDS encoding damage-inducible protein CinA gives rise to the protein MFSRELLEKATRILRLCDKAGLRLVTAESCTGGLLSACLTAIPGASNLLDHGFVTYSNASKVALLGVPEALFESAGAVSEETARAMAEGALAGTGVDLAVAITGVAGPEGGTPEKPVGLVHVAVAAHGLETLHARHIFQGDRAAIRVQCVHAAIDLLIKQVKRRLA
- a CDS encoding phosphatidylglycerophosphatase A, whose protein sequence is MQKKSPLPFLHPAFWIGTVFGIGRIPLAPGTWGSFAALPVAWVVVGAFGPDGPAALVLLAALFFPIGLWASHVYGQASESHDPPDIVIDEVVAQWLVLALVPRDGFFYGLAFLLFRVADILKPWPIRRFEKRFPGAFGVMADDLLAALYAAAGLFIAMYFIEA
- the ispDF gene encoding bifunctional 2-C-methyl-D-erythritol 4-phosphate cytidylyltransferase/2-C-methyl-D-erythritol 2,4-cyclodiphosphate synthase (bifunctional enzyme involved in formation of 4-diphosphocytidyl-2-C-methyl-D-erythritol from CTP and 2-C-methyl-D-erythritol 4-phosphate and 2-C-methyl-D-erythritol 2,4-cyclodiphosphate and CMP from 4-diphosphocytidyl-2-C-methyl-D-erythritol 2-phosphate; involved in isoprenoid and isopentenyl-PP biosynthesis; binds divalent cations) is translated as MTGCAVLIVAAGRGQRLGGELPKQYLPLGGKEVLRWTLEAFHTHPRINHIQVVIHADDAALYADAVRGMSLPDPVFGGATRQESVRLGLESLGSAAPQHILIHDAARPFVNFATIERVVAALATDVAVIAALPVTDTLKKEEAGHVTDTINRQGLWHAQTPQGFHFPAILEGHHQMKGTNLTDDAAVAEAVGIPVRLVAGSEDNFKVTTPEDFARAERRIAGNAGLVRVGQGFDVHRFGPGDHVMICGLAVPHSHGIEAHSDGDVGLHALTDAILGAMGDGDIGIHFPPTDPKWQGVDSALFLRHALTRLAERGGHVHNLDVTLICEAPKLAPHRLGMIARLAAITGLLESAISVKATTTEGVGFLGRKEAIAAQAIATIALAE
- a CDS encoding two-component sensor histidine kinase; this encodes MAKAMTRLKRKQAVESLEIGKVLASIPNPVLVVGLENEIRFANLAAEEFFSASITNLCERPLSAVLSLDSPIFALMQQVRDGGSSIFEYGLNLSGPRFTPRLVAVQITTIVGQENHLLLSIHERSIAQKIGQFVHKGAARSVTAMASMLAHEVKNPLSGIRGAAQLLEQNATADDKALTRLICDETDRICKLVDRMEIFSDGLPLEREAVNIHQVLERVQQIAQSGFARHVRFVERYDPSLPSVSGNRDQLTQVFLNLVKNAAEAVPGKSGEIVLATSYQHGMRLGSPDGRSRVLLPLVVSVHDNGPGIPEEIRPHLFDPFITAKVNGTGLGLALVAKIINDHGGIVEFDSEPYHTVFRVMLPIAHEQKETGEENE
- the ntrC gene encoding nitrogen regulation protein NR(I), which produces MTNATILLAEDDRAIRLVVEQALSRQGYEVRSTGNAATLWKWVSNGDGQLVITDVILPDENGLDLIPRIKKLRPDLRVIVMSAQNTLLTAVRATEQGAFEYLPKPFDLTELVNIVKRALTVRDPKLSAASEAGETDEQLPLIGRSPAMQEIYRIMARLMGTDLTVMIFGESGTGKELVARALHDFGKRRNASFVAINMAAIPKELIESELFGHEKGAFTGATARHTGRFEQAEGGTLFLDEIGDMPLEAQTRLLRVLQEGEFTTVGGRTPIRVNVRIIAATHRNLQQLVNQGLFREDLFYRLNVVPIRLPPLRERVEDIPSLARHFLAQAVAEGLPLKTLGPAAMARLKEYSWPGNVREIENFIRRLAALYSEDVLDLDVIEAEFSGLQPQAAALPAKDEGLEAAVERHLRNCFGAQPDELPHGLYGKIIHEVEKPLLAYTLAATRGNQVRAAEILGLNRNTLRKKIRELDIPVVRGLK
- a CDS encoding Trk system potassium transporter TrkA, whose product is MKVVICGAGQVGFNIARQLSEEGNDVTVVDQEAERINRVASSLDVQAIMGFASHPDVLEQACTQDADMLIAVTREDEINMIACQIAHSLFNVPVKIARIREPAYMKPMWADLFSRDHLPIDVIISPEVEVARAIARRLEVPGAFDVIPLAEGKVKLIGLKCKEDCPVVNTPLLQLTELFPDLHITVVSIVRDNKLIVPSNTDQMLAGDAVYFIAEATHVKRAMEAFGQEGQEARRVCIIGGGNVGLFLAQELENNHPGVHPKLIEFDLHRAEQIAEKLDRTVVLHGDALDLQLLEEMNIRSAEAIVAVTNNDETNILGSLLAKRQGCPRAIALINNDTYGQLVGWLGIDAVVSPRVITISSILQHVRRGRIRAVHTLHEGMGEIIEAEALKTSSLVGKPLREIDLPDEILIGAIVRDEQVLIPRGGTTIKTGDRVILFAAAGAVKKVEKLFTVGLEFF